From the Conger conger chromosome 13, fConCon1.1, whole genome shotgun sequence genome, the window ATTTTATTGCAGCGCACGTTTTGGGGAGACACATTCAGCCCAAGGTGGAGGGCACCCAGCCCAATAGCGTGCTCCCTTCGGCTGTGCTAACGGGCCAGCCCTTCGACCCGCCCCAGCGTCTGTACTCCGATTCGGGACAGGCGTCCGTTCCCTTCGGTCCGACGTTCGCGATGAACCAGGCCTACGGTGAGCAGGCGGCGCTGGACCCCAGCTGCGCCCCGCCCGTGTTCTGGCAGCAAGCTTGCGGCCCAGTGCCGTCCGTGATGCTGAACCAGAACTTCGTCCCGCAGATGGTTCACAACCCGTCTCTGACTCGGGCACTGCTTGTGGAAGAGCCTTCCCTTCCTCCGGTTCAGACGTTGCTGGTTGGCCCACAGTTCCTCCCTCCGATGGGCCTGGACCCAGCATACCCTCCGCCAGCTCAGCCAATGATGATGAGCCAGACTTTTGCTCCACTGAGACCCCTGGATGACCTCTGCCCTCTGAAGCTCAACCTGCCGCCCACGTGTGGCACCGCGTCTGGGGGTGTGTCCGTCTGCAGCCCGAACGTGACTGCAGTTGTGTGGGAAGACCCTTTGCTCACGGAGATCCTTTacgaccccaccccctccctgcccgTCTTAAGCTCCTCCCACAGCACCATCAGGCTGGATGACCTCCAGCAGAGCTCCGCCCTCGAGCCCacgttctcctcctctctgtctggcCCACCCCAGTGGGATTTTGGCTATGAGAACGGGCCAGTGTTTCCCCTTCAGCCGTACCTCCTGGAGAGTACACCCGCGCCCTCCAGCTCCCACCAGATCCCAGCCCAGAGTGATCCCGATCCAGGGTCTGTTGATCACTTTTTGGGAGAAGTCTCCACCACGCGACTGTACAGTCAGCACTACCCAGGAGCCTCGGTGAGTCACCTGAAACGTACCAGTAACTGTCCAGATGTATAAGTGGATTATGTGGAAAAATAACTCATCTAAACTCTGAAttagagcatctgctaaatgccacaatGTAACTCATCTAAACTCTGAAttagagcatctgctaaatgccacaatACAACTCGAGCCTTAGAGCTGATCGTGAGGCAGTCAAAAGTACTAAATAAGTTCTATGTggttatatttttttacatttgggtTGATTTCAGAAATGCATCACTGCAATATGGAACCATTTGTATATGTGACATTTGTATGTGCTATTTTTAGCAATGTTGGTACTCTGGCAATTTATCATCCTCTTTCCAATTCCAGGAGTTCCAGATAAATTAGAATTCGGGAAATGCAGTTAAAGTTAAAGAAGATTGATGCCATGCTCAGGAAGGTCCACAGaaaagtaatgttttatttatttatttatttttagtatttattttataatatttttaacaGGCCTGTTTCCTCCTTTACATTTTGCTGCCTAACATTGACATGGGTTTGTCATGTACATTCACACAAGGCCTATAAAATGTCTTACTGTTGGTCTTTGTTTAAATGTTAAAGCATGTAAgttcatttttgtttgtaatAACCTTATTTTCCTGGTTTGCTAATATTTTTTGACAACTGATTGGCTTGAACAAAACAAGTAATATGTTATTGGCTTTGAATCGCTGTTGTATTTACAGACTTGGGGGGGAAATTGTTGTTGGcatatcatttttattgttgtgttcCAACATCTGTTTATTCTTTGTACCCTTTCACTGGCAGTAGACATCTACTGCAGAATCAAGATATACTGTATAGACTAGGACCTGGAAAATGTATCACCCCTCTATGCACATTACTGTAACACAACCATTGCAAGATTGTCCTGCCATTGAAAAAATGACTCGAATGAATCACTTGGAGAGAAGTCTGTCTCTGGTTGTCTCTCTGACAAAATGCAGATCGTTCTATGGACTAGATTTAGTGTTTCGTTCTGTGAGGCTTGCTGCCTCTTCTCCAAGGAATATAAATACTCTTCATCTGTGGAGATTGGACCCAGGGCCCCCTTAAAGGTCCGTGTCCATCGTCATCCTAAATTAATTCAGGTATAGATGACTTGCTGCCTTGCATCTTTCTGAACGCATGTGTGATGCAGCTTGCCTTCGTGTTCTAGAATCTTCAGTCACATGaccactgtgtctctctctggcaTCTGAAGTACATGCGTTTACCTGCAAGCCAGTGgctacacactctcactctctttcactcacacacacacacacacacacacacacacacacacacacacactgcaagtcACACAACTTCCAGTTCTATGAGAGAGCTTGAGCAGAATCACTGACAGCAGCTTGGTAGCTGATGGGGTCACTGACACCGTGGCAAACTTAAGGTTGACTTAAAGGGGAATTCCACTCTAAAATGAACTCTTGCTTGACAAAGAGTCctgattttaaaatgaccaGCTGTAGCGAGTGCAGCGACATAGCCCCAAATGCCCTTTTATGTTAAGTGAgcaaaatgttgttttgcagtGAAATTCCCATTTATGACTACTGTAAATTCAGCTAGTTTTGGCCGCTTTGGGTTTCTAATGATCAGATAATGAAATGACCCAGATTAACATGCACCGAGAGGTTCCAGAGCACCAGTAATCTCACTGAGCCATCTCCATATTATTTTATCACACTGCATTATCTGTGAAATCGAATGTGAACGTTTGTTTTCGAGTGTGTTTTGTGGGAGAAAACCACACCATAGGAGTGGTGAGCGAGATAGGGGAAGAGGGAAAAGTGAGATTTggcaacacaaaatggcggcgagTCATGAGTATAATCAGCCGACAGATTCCGTGTGGGCAGGTTTTACATAAGTATGAGTCGTGATCAACCCTCCCGTATGCGAGCGCTCTTTTTCTGTCATAGTCTGTTGTCTGCTGTGCAATTTTAGTCTCATTCTC encodes:
- the LOC133108295 gene encoding spermatogenesis- and oogenesis-specific basic helix-loop-helix-containing protein 2-like, with the protein product MTAAHESKKCNSNKVSVLLIGDDDVVIKTSGLLWETLPRFGEIRGVKLVPLSSVPFVDPSAFQLLFFHLSNASERAELHAFHQLREKSSEHSGEAVCVLVVPEGGGPDVPAHVADVVLTQPVTAETVEQVLRRCSFLSEQSQNDSFSYASPNTGVGQKHKPEAADQAEPGTPAQERSGREREASPEGPSAELTDGDLQAFLHAKKEQNRRTQIRACCERLRELLPFIRSRTDTASTLELTVKYMAYLRQRLPQDVLDKVVTALEENGPETWFKPTKAPKKRRATCTVRNKPPDVPAAEPTDASFADDFIAAHVLGRHIQPKVEGTQPNSVLPSAVLTGQPFDPPQRLYSDSGQASVPFGPTFAMNQAYGEQAALDPSCAPPVFWQQACGPVPSVMLNQNFVPQMVHNPSLTRALLVEEPSLPPVQTLLVGPQFLPPMGLDPAYPPPAQPMMMSQTFAPLRPLDDLCPLKLNLPPTCGTASGGVSVCSPNVTAVVWEDPLLTEILYDPTPSLPVLSSSHSTIRLDDLQQSSALEPTFSSSLSGPPQWDFGYENGPVFPLQPYLLESTPAPSSSHQIPAQSDPDPGSVDHFLGEVSTTRLYSQHYPGASEFQIN